The following proteins are encoded in a genomic region of Duffyella gerundensis:
- the dnaB-PI gene encoding SPI-7-type island replicative DNA helicase: MPEKATDIPFSTEAEQCVLGALMLDNDRWDDVNLLLKKEDFFISGHRAIYMAMSTLSASAQPFDLITLSEKLERSGDIERCGGFAYLAELSKNTPSAANIMGYAAVMVEKSRLRELLAVGNAIVADVHHHRLSAPEVAEHAENALFKLSEKGVIQSAKEIEVTEALDLLLSKLETATASDDFITGTPTGMAAVDYMSCGLQPGDLILLAARPSMGKTSMALSWCIGALLGRPQKSVFIFSIEMPTEQLMMRLLSMRSRVELSRLRSGDLGDTEWDLISKGAHELAEWRNRLIIDDNSAQTPATLRTRARRYIRKYGQPSLIMIDYLQLVRCPGMENRTQEIAEISRSLKALGKELGCPVLALSQLNRQVEQRADKRPNNGDLRDSGALEQDADLISFIYRDEVYNADTNYPGQAEIIISKQRQGPTGTLKVQFDGKYTLFSEYPEGGYDLGYDYRKQSR; this comes from the coding sequence ATGCCTGAAAAAGCTACTGATATACCTTTTTCGACTGAGGCAGAGCAGTGCGTGCTTGGTGCGCTGATGCTGGATAACGATCGTTGGGACGACGTCAATCTGCTGCTGAAGAAGGAAGATTTTTTTATTTCCGGGCATCGCGCCATTTACATGGCCATGTCTACATTGTCTGCTTCTGCACAGCCTTTTGACCTGATTACGCTTAGTGAGAAGCTAGAGCGTAGCGGTGATATTGAGCGTTGCGGCGGGTTCGCTTATCTCGCAGAACTCTCCAAAAATACCCCTTCCGCTGCCAATATCATGGGCTATGCCGCCGTCATGGTGGAGAAAAGCCGTCTTCGAGAGCTACTGGCTGTTGGAAATGCCATTGTGGCCGACGTTCATCACCACCGCCTTAGCGCGCCAGAGGTTGCTGAGCATGCTGAAAATGCGCTCTTCAAACTCAGTGAGAAGGGCGTGATTCAGAGTGCGAAAGAGATCGAAGTAACGGAAGCGCTGGATTTGCTGCTCAGCAAGCTGGAGACAGCCACTGCATCAGATGATTTTATAACAGGCACTCCGACTGGCATGGCTGCGGTGGATTACATGTCCTGCGGGCTTCAGCCTGGAGACCTTATATTGCTGGCTGCCAGGCCATCAATGGGTAAAACCTCCATGGCACTCAGTTGGTGCATTGGCGCATTGCTGGGTCGTCCGCAAAAAAGTGTCTTTATCTTTAGTATCGAAATGCCTACCGAACAGCTGATGATGCGGCTGCTTTCCATGCGTAGCCGGGTTGAGCTTAGTCGTCTGCGCAGCGGCGATCTTGGTGACACAGAATGGGATCTCATCAGTAAAGGGGCGCATGAACTGGCTGAGTGGCGCAATCGCCTCATCATTGATGATAACAGTGCCCAGACTCCGGCAACCCTCCGTACCCGTGCGCGTCGTTATATCCGTAAGTACGGGCAGCCTTCACTCATCATGATCGATTATCTGCAGCTGGTACGTTGCCCTGGCATGGAAAACCGCACGCAGGAAATTGCCGAGATTTCGCGTTCGCTGAAAGCGTTAGGTAAAGAGCTAGGTTGCCCTGTGCTCGCACTTTCTCAGCTCAACCGACAAGTTGAGCAGCGGGCCGATAAACGTCCGAATAACGGCGATCTCCGTGACTCAGGCGCGTTAGAGCAGGACGCTGATCTGATTAGCTTTATCTACAGGGACGAGGTTTATAACGCGGACACCAACTATCCGGGGCAGGCAGAAATTATTATCAGCAAACAACGTCAGGGCCCAACCGGCACCCTGAAGGTGCAGTTTGATGGCAAATACACGCTGTTTTCTGAATACCCGGAAGGCGGTTATGACCTCGGATATGATTACAGGAAACAGTCCCGATGA
- a CDS encoding acyl-CoA thioesterase has translation MFTKDLTVDEKHVDFQGVVDGLYYPFYMEWTRHAFMKEELGLDLEQEFTEGRIHMILEYTMRFKKSLQKGDEMQVTCSVAENEKKNRVNFVQQIIVNGSVYAEAVFVATCLVNGRPSVPEVVKNAIAI, from the coding sequence ATGTTTACCAAAGACTTAACCGTTGACGAAAAACACGTTGATTTTCAAGGGGTTGTTGACGGTCTTTACTACCCATTCTATATGGAGTGGACACGCCACGCGTTTATGAAAGAAGAGTTGGGCCTGGATTTGGAGCAAGAATTCACAGAAGGCCGAATCCATATGATTCTTGAGTATACGATGCGATTTAAGAAAAGTTTGCAAAAAGGTGATGAAATGCAGGTCACCTGTTCCGTTGCCGAAAATGAGAAAAAGAACCGTGTTAATTTTGTTCAGCAGATAATAGTCAATGGCTCTGTTTATGCTGAGGCTGTATTTGTAGCAACCTGCCTTGTTAATGGCCGCCCTTCTGTCCCAGAAGTTGTGAAAAATGCTATAGCAATTTAA
- a CDS encoding TraI domain-containing protein, with amino-acid sequence MLNKLKNLFSGKDTAEGNSAKKYPSGYFTPSTGAELLAQPHRKKLLKQLWDNTSLPENVYEKLYLEPIKMLAHATQNVPATSAGEWSSEGGYLDLTIKFTAYSVRLAKGYMFPPGAAPEEQAAQNSLWNAVIFWSALFHHLPLLAYLEGELLDGSFWPPGVKAPDSVFRFRNNPDGVGNTNGRALASFIASRLLPQDGVLWLSSTPAALDAMTRLMHQGTSGIPLIEEILEKAKELVCSPELHAAGLFNNTLPAAQDHVTSQDISPIADLQSMVSLQPAIDQNIVKSQASGAVFSGSDSSASPELVNNLDALLSSALSHSEADINLVTEELQQGVENAGQQPPQQGHVGDTAAQEDDTALLLSMFGVNDDNDMGADTLHQTEMPARDHDFSENSQATKQEAATSFNEEYLTADPEEKTNSLALDETATQAEESVICVKEGLTNEKLMPANEVGENNINDVKELGPIFITWLSESIENRDLSINESDSLVHAVSGFIFISLPETIFKFINYKSIQIDKKKVQAAVEKMGILHSKNDSRFFQSAHI; translated from the coding sequence ATGTTAAACAAGCTGAAAAACTTATTTTCAGGCAAGGATACAGCTGAAGGCAATTCAGCCAAAAAATACCCTTCAGGGTACTTCACACCCTCAACAGGGGCTGAGTTGCTGGCTCAGCCACACCGAAAAAAGCTGTTAAAACAGCTCTGGGACAATACGTCTCTCCCTGAGAATGTGTATGAAAAACTTTACCTGGAGCCTATCAAGATGCTCGCTCATGCCACTCAGAATGTACCGGCCACGTCAGCTGGAGAGTGGAGTTCTGAAGGCGGATATCTCGATTTGACGATAAAGTTTACGGCTTATAGCGTCAGATTAGCTAAGGGGTATATGTTTCCACCCGGAGCAGCTCCTGAAGAGCAGGCAGCGCAAAATTCACTATGGAATGCTGTGATTTTTTGGTCGGCGTTATTTCATCACCTGCCTCTACTGGCATATCTTGAAGGCGAGCTTTTGGATGGCAGCTTCTGGCCGCCCGGGGTGAAAGCCCCAGATAGTGTTTTCAGATTCCGAAATAATCCTGATGGTGTCGGCAATACCAATGGGCGGGCACTGGCATCATTTATTGCCTCACGCCTTTTGCCGCAGGATGGAGTTTTATGGCTTTCTTCCACCCCTGCAGCTTTAGACGCTATGACACGTTTAATGCATCAGGGGACAAGCGGAATACCTTTGATAGAGGAGATCCTGGAGAAAGCAAAAGAACTGGTGTGCTCACCTGAACTGCACGCAGCTGGGCTTTTTAACAACACATTGCCGGCAGCTCAAGATCATGTTACTTCGCAGGATATTTCGCCCATTGCAGACTTACAAAGCATGGTTAGTCTGCAGCCCGCAATTGATCAAAACATAGTTAAGAGCCAGGCATCTGGCGCGGTATTCTCAGGCAGTGATTCATCGGCTAGTCCAGAACTTGTAAATAATCTGGATGCTTTACTCTCCTCGGCTCTGTCTCATTCTGAGGCTGACATAAACCTGGTCACAGAAGAGCTGCAACAGGGCGTAGAAAATGCCGGGCAACAGCCCCCTCAACAGGGACATGTGGGCGACACTGCCGCTCAGGAAGACGACACAGCTCTTTTACTGAGCATGTTTGGCGTTAATGATGATAACGACATGGGAGCGGACACACTTCATCAGACTGAAATGCCTGCCAGGGACCATGATTTTTCAGAAAATTCGCAAGCAACAAAACAGGAGGCAGCAACTTCCTTTAATGAAGAATATTTAACCGCTGATCCTGAAGAAAAAACCAATAGTTTAGCTTTGGATGAAACAGCAACCCAGGCAGAAGAATCAGTAATTTGTGTTAAGGAAGGATTAACGAATGAAAAACTTATGCCAGCCAACGAAGTCGGCGAAAATAATATTAATGATGTAAAAGAATTGGGCCCAATCTTTATTACTTGGCTCTCAGAATCCATTGAAAATAGAGACTTGAGTATCAATGAAAGTGATAGCTTAGTGCATGCGGTCAGCGGCTTTATATTCATTTCCCTTCCTGAAACAATATTCAAATTCATCAATTATAAATCTATCCAAATTGATAAAAAAAAGGTGCAAGCGGCGGTAGAAAAAATGGGCATACTTCATTCTAAAAATGACAGTCGTTTTTTTCAGAGCGCGCATATATGA
- a CDS encoding UvrD-helicase domain-containing protein gives MSLKHTPEQEKIIAWTGNKLVVGAFAGTGKTSTLEAFARANPEQRMLYLAYNRAIRDEAERRFPFNVECKTSHQLAWPQFGRFFQHRLTASLRITDIAKLLNSRHWPLAKMSLISLNNFLYSADSEPGITHFPDENDRCGLDAGKILGAVQILWGEMTRPDSRFPVTHDTYLKLFQLSTPDLSLKWDLILFDEAQDANPVTSHFVLNQKCSVILVGDQYQQIYRFRGAENALNAVELADADRLWLTNSFRFGPAVAKVANALLKEAGEKRTVSGYGGADSVSDTLPEDTPHYCVISRTISGVIGVALTASLKGKRVCWIGGIQGYRVEDLEDLYWFSVDMPERMQTTLLTRDYRDFEEFKSIAKATKDADMGQAIKLLEMYFPLPQKLVILRRQIAHNENEADLTVVTAHRSKGLEWDTVVLNDDFNDINNPLISAEDKRDELNLLYVAATRARKALVLNEMMRQVVQQTS, from the coding sequence ATGTCTCTTAAACATACTCCCGAACAGGAAAAAATCATTGCGTGGACGGGAAACAAGCTTGTCGTGGGAGCTTTTGCCGGAACCGGTAAAACGTCAACGCTGGAAGCATTCGCCCGAGCGAACCCGGAACAGAGAATGCTTTATCTTGCTTATAATCGTGCGATTAGGGATGAGGCTGAACGCAGGTTTCCTTTTAATGTTGAATGCAAAACGTCGCATCAGCTTGCCTGGCCCCAGTTCGGTCGTTTCTTTCAGCATCGCCTTACTGCATCTCTTCGTATAACCGACATTGCAAAGCTGCTGAATTCTCGGCACTGGCCGCTGGCAAAAATGAGCCTTATCTCGCTGAACAACTTCCTCTACAGTGCTGATTCCGAACCGGGTATTACTCATTTTCCTGACGAAAACGATCGCTGCGGTCTTGATGCCGGGAAGATTTTAGGGGCCGTACAAATTTTGTGGGGTGAAATGACCCGTCCTGATTCCCGTTTTCCTGTTACTCACGATACCTATCTGAAGCTGTTTCAGCTTTCAACTCCAGACCTTAGTTTGAAATGGGATCTAATCCTTTTTGATGAGGCGCAGGATGCAAATCCTGTAACGAGTCATTTTGTACTCAATCAGAAATGTAGCGTCATTCTTGTCGGTGACCAATATCAACAGATTTACCGTTTTAGGGGGGCTGAAAATGCCCTTAATGCAGTTGAGCTGGCAGATGCAGATCGTCTGTGGCTAACAAACAGTTTTAGGTTCGGACCGGCTGTGGCAAAAGTGGCAAATGCACTATTAAAAGAGGCAGGAGAAAAACGAACTGTCAGTGGCTACGGCGGTGCAGACAGTGTTAGCGATACGCTTCCGGAAGATACACCGCATTATTGTGTAATCAGTAGAACGATATCTGGCGTTATCGGGGTAGCTCTCACGGCCAGCCTTAAAGGTAAGAGGGTCTGCTGGATTGGCGGTATCCAGGGATATCGTGTTGAAGATCTGGAGGATTTATATTGGTTCTCAGTTGATATGCCCGAGCGAATGCAAACAACCTTGCTCACCAGAGATTACCGGGATTTTGAGGAGTTTAAATCGATAGCAAAAGCCACAAAAGACGCAGATATGGGGCAGGCTATAAAACTGTTGGAAATGTACTTTCCTCTTCCTCAGAAGCTCGTGATTTTGAGGAGACAGATCGCGCATAACGAAAACGAGGCAGATTTAACGGTAGTAACCGCTCATCGTAGTAAAGGCCTGGAATGGGACACAGTCGTACTCAACGACGATTTTAATGACATCAACAATCCGCTGATCAGCGCAGAAGACAAAAGAGATGAGCTGAACTTGCTTTATGTTGCAGCTACACGGGCCAGAAAAGCGCTGGTACTCAACGAAATGATGAGGCAAGTCGTCCAACAGACGTCCTAA
- a CDS encoding integrase, which translates to MTIEYKKAFLKLLQVTATYHKRHKVFEDLVSCTAISLHNSVRFDQELENRYLNIIAGYEKEDVSNMAKLMALVVMALEAERCDFLGSVFMELDMGDKYRGQFFTPWDIARMMASIQLHGISERFPDRGFITLQEPASGAGCMVIAFAEEFAQRGYSPHEQLWVSVTDVDPLAADMSYVQLSLCGIPAEVITGNALTLKSWRTIYTPAHYTGRWSVRLNGHEKHDA; encoded by the coding sequence ATGACGATTGAATACAAAAAAGCGTTTCTGAAGCTGCTCCAGGTGACAGCGACATACCATAAGCGCCACAAGGTATTTGAGGACTTAGTTAGCTGCACCGCTATCTCCCTGCACAACAGCGTCCGTTTCGATCAGGAGCTGGAAAACCGGTATCTCAACATAATAGCCGGCTATGAAAAGGAAGATGTCAGTAACATGGCTAAGCTGATGGCACTCGTCGTGATGGCACTTGAGGCTGAACGTTGTGATTTTCTGGGTAGTGTATTCATGGAGCTGGATATGGGAGACAAATACCGGGGTCAGTTTTTTACGCCCTGGGATATTGCCCGCATGATGGCTTCAATACAGCTACACGGTATCAGCGAGCGTTTTCCGGATCGTGGCTTTATTACACTGCAGGAACCGGCGAGTGGTGCCGGATGCATGGTGATTGCTTTTGCCGAAGAGTTTGCTCAGCGCGGATATTCTCCGCATGAACAGCTATGGGTATCAGTAACTGACGTTGACCCGCTGGCCGCTGATATGTCTTACGTCCAGTTGTCTTTGTGTGGCATTCCCGCAGAAGTTATTACCGGTAATGCCCTGACACTTAAAAGCTGGCGTACAATTTATACGCCCGCCCATTACACTGGCAGATGGTCAGTTCGCCTCAACGGACATGAAAAGCACGATGCCTGA
- a CDS encoding DUF5983 family protein: MNEYLRCRVVSTAHLTSLDNELLDEISSRRDEWGPGEWIHYIGFGYIIRLTASSSPVLRLKAEGLSKGVRRLIVSLVKHDAVELLIFESGAPQVDGFEVNDW; encoded by the coding sequence ATGAACGAGTATCTACGATGCCGTGTGGTCTCGACGGCTCACCTGACGTCTCTGGATAATGAGCTACTCGATGAGATCTCCAGTCGGCGTGATGAGTGGGGGCCAGGTGAATGGATCCACTATATCGGCTTTGGCTACATAATCCGGCTGACCGCTTCTTCAAGTCCGGTGCTGAGACTTAAGGCGGAAGGTCTGTCAAAAGGCGTTCGCCGGCTAATCGTTTCGCTGGTAAAGCATGATGCAGTGGAGCTCCTGATATTTGAATCCGGCGCACCGCAGGTTGATGGTTTTGAAGTGAATGACTGGTAA
- a CDS encoding ArdC family protein produces the protein MKKPTKARRAKKTETVDLYQKVTDRIVEALEKGVAPWKKPWRTTQKYAAAGPLPVNASTGRAYSGVNVLLLWLEAEEKGYKTDRWVTYKQAQDMGGQVRKGETCAQTVIFKPFEKQAEDLSGNPRFDAEGNPLMESRVMIKPNFLFNVDQCDGLPESAVDIPHASPDEDEQGRLHWPTEQRILELLDAAGVAISIRLQDRAYYSPATDRIVMPEAKQFFTEADYWSTLLHEMVHASGHEKRLGREGITKSSRKFGDPVYAFEELIAEMGSAFLCAQLGVYGEVQHESYIDSWLKVLKEDKKALFRACRHAREASDFLLQSSEKAAQAA, from the coding sequence GTGAAGAAACCAACCAAGGCCCGTCGCGCAAAGAAAACTGAAACCGTCGATCTTTATCAGAAGGTGACGGATCGCATTGTGGAGGCGCTTGAGAAAGGCGTCGCGCCATGGAAAAAACCGTGGCGCACGACACAGAAGTACGCCGCCGCTGGCCCGCTGCCGGTCAATGCATCGACGGGGCGCGCCTACAGCGGTGTTAACGTTCTGCTTCTCTGGCTTGAGGCCGAAGAGAAGGGGTACAAAACGGATCGCTGGGTGACGTACAAACAGGCTCAGGACATGGGCGGCCAGGTTCGTAAGGGTGAAACCTGTGCACAGACCGTTATTTTCAAGCCTTTTGAAAAACAGGCTGAAGACCTCAGCGGAAACCCGCGTTTCGACGCCGAAGGTAATCCGCTGATGGAGTCGCGGGTGATGATAAAGCCCAACTTCCTGTTTAACGTCGATCAGTGTGACGGATTGCCCGAATCAGCTGTTGATATACCGCACGCCTCACCTGATGAAGATGAGCAGGGCAGGCTTCACTGGCCGACCGAGCAGCGGATACTGGAACTGCTCGATGCCGCAGGCGTGGCTATCAGCATTCGTTTACAGGATCGCGCCTACTACAGCCCGGCCACCGACAGAATTGTGATGCCGGAGGCGAAGCAATTTTTCACCGAGGCCGATTACTGGTCCACGCTGCTGCATGAGATGGTGCATGCATCAGGCCATGAAAAGCGACTCGGCCGCGAAGGCATAACCAAATCATCCAGAAAGTTTGGCGATCCGGTTTATGCATTTGAGGAGCTGATAGCCGAAATGGGCAGCGCGTTTCTCTGCGCCCAGCTTGGCGTTTACGGCGAGGTTCAGCACGAAAGCTATATCGACTCCTGGCTGAAGGTGCTGAAGGAGGACAAAAAAGCCCTTTTTCGTGCCTGCCGGCACGCGAGAGAAGCGTCAGATTTTTTACTGCAGTCATCTGAAAAAGCGGCCCAGGCTGCTTAA
- a CDS encoding integrase domain-containing protein: MSKKLSKQLVTLARQGGGSFKTVSDRSKIASRFSERLATLNIQIRDVSHIKTKHIENYIRSRQEENISSRTLQNEMAAIRSVLSEGGRNILADPSHEKLSNEALKISGASREGKKIAITDERLAEVVAAVSLKDEGVAIGIQLARYIGLRAEEVVQSAKSLKTWKQNLAAGENKISVVFGSKGGRARDVTIFEREKVMQLLNQAISYAVENNGKLIDKPTLHQSLDRFHNVLRENGMTGVNAPHSLRYAYSRDAVNFHVENGMSRKEAEALVSMDLGHGDGRGAYVARVYNRMINDE; this comes from the coding sequence ATGTCTAAAAAATTAAGTAAACAACTCGTGACGCTGGCACGCCAGGGCGGAGGAAGTTTTAAAACAGTCTCCGATCGTTCAAAGATTGCCAGCCGCTTCTCGGAGCGACTGGCAACCCTTAATATTCAGATTCGGGACGTCAGTCATATTAAAACAAAACACATCGAGAATTATATAAGAAGCCGGCAGGAAGAAAATATCTCTTCCCGGACGCTGCAAAATGAAATGGCCGCTATTCGTTCAGTGCTTTCAGAGGGAGGAAGGAATATTCTTGCCGATCCCTCTCATGAAAAATTAAGCAACGAGGCGCTTAAAATATCAGGGGCGAGCAGGGAGGGCAAAAAAATCGCAATTACTGATGAAAGGCTGGCCGAAGTCGTCGCTGCAGTCTCGCTTAAAGATGAAGGGGTAGCAATCGGTATTCAGCTTGCAAGATATATAGGTCTTCGTGCAGAAGAAGTTGTCCAGTCAGCAAAATCTTTGAAGACATGGAAGCAAAATTTAGCTGCCGGTGAAAATAAAATCAGCGTTGTTTTTGGATCGAAAGGTGGAAGGGCAAGAGACGTTACAATATTTGAGCGGGAAAAAGTCATGCAATTATTGAATCAGGCTATTTCTTACGCGGTCGAAAATAATGGAAAGCTGATTGATAAACCCACTCTTCACCAGTCACTTGATCGCTTTCATAACGTTTTGAGAGAAAATGGCATGACAGGCGTTAATGCACCCCACAGCCTGCGATATGCTTATTCCCGCGACGCCGTTAATTTTCATGTTGAAAATGGAATGAGCCGCAAGGAAGCCGAGGCGCTTGTATCAATGGATCTCGGGCATGGCGACGGGCGGGGTGCCTATGTTGCCCGCGTTTATAATCGCATGATTAATGATGAATAA